In a genomic window of Oncorhynchus keta strain PuntledgeMale-10-30-2019 chromosome 28, Oket_V2, whole genome shotgun sequence:
- the LOC127912911 gene encoding zinc finger CCHC domain-containing protein 2-like codes for MLKTKLPMRTAEAGDDTAEEQPDLHIPRSVSPTISDRLEDSSRHPGYPSQLDKEAVFEWFGLHLNPAKRIEFMCGLLHMCQPLELRFLGSCLEDLARKDYPILRDVEIRANCPNDLGILSDVIDPVVRSKLLVCLSLLRSDSRECAGILFQILNHMDPSLFYKNYPGYSVSPFRDPFHPSRVDGKTFRRTEHICGRPIEEAVGPLEQFALLFTMASLHPAFPFHQRETLLVHLDKIKFATEDRQQNRYRINAQVTLINSWLVC; via the coding sequence ATGCTTAAAACGAAGCTGCCCATGAGAACCGCGGAGGCAGGAGATGATACGGCCGAGGAACAGCCGGATCTCCATATTCCCAGATCGGTCTCTCCCACGATCTCCGATAGGCTCGAAGATTCATCCAGACACCCAGGATATCCATCTCAATTGGACAAAGAGGCCGTTTTCGAGTGGTTTGGTTTGCATCTAAATCCTGCCAAGCGGATCGAGTTCATGTGCGGACTGCTGCATATGTGCCAGCCGCTCGAACTCCGGTTTTTGGGCTCCTGTCTGGAAGACTTGGCACGGAAAGATTACCCAATTCTACGGGATGTCGAGATCAGGGCGAACTGTCCGAATGATTTGGGCATTTTATCTGATGTTATCGACCCGGTGGTGCGCTCCAAACTGCTGGTCTGCTTATCTCTTCTGCGATCTGACAGCAGGGAGTGTGCGGGAATACTATTTCAGATATTGAACCATATGGATCCCTCCTTGTTCTACAAAAACTATCCCGGTTATTCTGTTTCTCCCTTCAGGGACCCGTTCCATCCTTCGCGTGTGGACGGGAAAACGTTCAGGAGAACAGAGCATATTTGCGGGCGTCCAATAGAGGAAGCAGTCGGACCCTTGGAGCAGTTTGCGTTGCTTTTTACTATGGCTTCGTTGCATCCGGCGTTTCCTTTTCATCAAAGAGAAACCCTTCTAGTGCATCTGGACAAAATCAAATTTGCCACAGAGGATAGACAGCAGAATCGGTACAGAATAAACGCCCAGGTAACATTGATTAATAGTTGGTTAGTTTGTTAG